From the genome of Solidesulfovibrio carbinolicus, one region includes:
- a CDS encoding aldo/keto reductase, with protein MAKDRQAGLTRRELMKTLGVGGLAVAGLGALPTAAAAAEEKSEAGGAAMPRRMLGKTGLEVSILNLGGMFDTVNNQLLLKQALAWGINFWDTAEAYGNGLSEEGFGRFFARNPEARGQIVLTTKLTPKGGNFDERLDAALARLKTNHVELFYIHAISSPAELDGQLKDWAAKAKKAGKIKNFGFSTHNNMEDCLQGAAGLDWIDACMISYNFRLMHEAKMRQALAACKKAGIGVVAMKTQGGGPVKSDSPAELDMAGRFLEKGFTDKQAKLKAVWNNPDIASICSQMPNLTILGANVAAARDRTALAGEDIKSLRRFAEATCGDYCAGCSSICGAAMGGAVPVADVMRAMMYYRDYGERGIARELFASLPESVRTKLGSMDFSPAQAACPRGLAIASIVQDATSILA; from the coding sequence ATGGCAAAAGACCGTCAGGCCGGTTTGACCCGGCGCGAGCTCATGAAGACCCTGGGCGTAGGTGGACTGGCCGTGGCCGGTCTTGGCGCGTTGCCGACGGCGGCCGCGGCGGCCGAGGAAAAGTCCGAGGCCGGCGGCGCGGCCATGCCCCGGCGGATGCTGGGCAAGACCGGGCTGGAGGTTTCGATTTTAAACCTTGGCGGCATGTTCGACACGGTCAACAACCAACTGCTCCTCAAGCAGGCCCTGGCCTGGGGCATCAACTTCTGGGACACGGCCGAGGCCTACGGCAACGGCCTGTCCGAGGAAGGGTTTGGCCGATTTTTCGCCCGCAATCCCGAGGCGCGGGGCCAGATCGTCCTGACCACCAAGCTCACGCCCAAGGGCGGCAACTTCGACGAACGCCTGGACGCCGCCCTGGCCCGGCTCAAGACCAACCATGTGGAGCTTTTCTACATCCACGCCATCTCGTCGCCGGCCGAGCTCGACGGCCAGCTCAAGGACTGGGCGGCCAAGGCCAAAAAGGCCGGCAAGATCAAGAACTTCGGCTTTAGCACCCACAATAACATGGAAGACTGTCTGCAGGGCGCGGCCGGCTTGGATTGGATCGACGCCTGCATGATCTCCTACAACTTCCGCCTCATGCATGAGGCCAAGATGCGCCAGGCCCTTGCCGCCTGTAAAAAGGCCGGTATCGGGGTCGTAGCCATGAAGACCCAGGGCGGCGGGCCGGTCAAATCCGACAGCCCGGCCGAACTCGACATGGCCGGCCGGTTCCTGGAAAAGGGCTTCACCGACAAGCAGGCCAAGTTGAAGGCGGTCTGGAACAATCCCGACATCGCCTCCATCTGCTCGCAAATGCCCAATCTCACCATCCTCGGGGCCAACGTGGCCGCCGCCCGGGACCGCACGGCCCTGGCCGGCGAGGATATCAAGTCCCTGCGCCGCTTTGCCGAGGCCACCTGCGGCGACTACTGCGCCGGGTGTTCGTCCATCTGCGGCGCGGCCATGGGTGGAGCCGTGCCTGTGGCCGACGTCATGCGGGCCATGATGTATTACCGCGACTATGGTGAACGGGGCATCGCCCGGGAGCTTTTTGCCAGCCTGCCCGAGAGCGTGCGCACAAAGCTTGGCTCCATGGATTTCTCCCCGGCCCAGGCGGCCTGTCCGCGCGGGCTGGCCATCGCCTCTATTGTTCAGGACGCGACGTCGATTTTGGCGTGA
- a CDS encoding holo-[acyl-carrier-protein] synthase, whose amino-acid sequence MIRGLGIDVVELDRIEAALARFGARFLARILTPAERAALPPIPLTRTAGLFAAKEAAAKALGTGFAQGVAFHTLEILSDAAGRPALTLHGPALTRAEVLGATSWHVSISHSRDTAAAVVVLEG is encoded by the coding sequence ATGATCCGGGGGCTTGGCATCGACGTGGTGGAACTCGATCGCATCGAGGCCGCCCTGGCCCGCTTCGGCGCGCGGTTTCTGGCCCGCATCCTGACGCCGGCCGAACGGGCCGCCCTGCCCCCGATACCGCTCACCCGCACGGCCGGGCTGTTCGCCGCCAAGGAAGCCGCCGCCAAGGCCCTGGGCACGGGCTTTGCCCAGGGCGTGGCCTTCCATACCCTGGAGATTCTCTCCGACGCCGCCGGCCGCCCGGCCTTGACGCTCCACGGCCCGGCCCTGACCAGGGCCGAGGTTCTCGGCGCGACGTCCTGGCACGTGAGCATCAGCCACAGCCGCGACACCGCCGCCGCCGTGGTGGTGCTCGAAGGTTGA
- a CDS encoding pyridoxine 5'-phosphate synthase — protein MPLLAVNVDHVATIRQARLAKSPDPVAAAALAELGGARAIIVHLREDRRHIGDRDVHVLRETIKTRLHLEMAATEEMLGIALKRKPDMVCLVPEKRQELTTEGGLGVAGREAELTAYVAKLDEAGIPTSLFIDPDPRQIEASKAVGAAYVELHTGAFADAATPAARQKELDRLLAAIPLAKSQGLGVNLGHGLDYDNIHAFKDTPGVSEYSIGHSIVARAVLTGMVEAVSTMCAIIDGFPD, from the coding sequence ATGCCCTTGCTTGCGGTCAACGTCGATCATGTGGCCACCATCCGCCAGGCCCGGCTGGCCAAAAGCCCGGACCCCGTGGCCGCCGCCGCCCTGGCCGAACTCGGCGGCGCGCGCGCCATCATCGTGCACCTGCGCGAGGATCGCCGCCACATCGGCGACCGCGACGTCCATGTGCTGCGCGAGACCATCAAAACCCGGCTGCACCTGGAAATGGCCGCCACCGAAGAGATGCTCGGCATAGCGCTTAAGCGCAAGCCCGACATGGTCTGTCTGGTGCCGGAAAAACGCCAGGAGCTGACCACCGAGGGCGGCCTTGGCGTGGCCGGCCGCGAAGCTGAACTGACCGCCTACGTGGCCAAACTGGACGAGGCCGGCATTCCCACGAGCTTGTTTATTGATCCCGACCCGCGCCAGATCGAGGCGAGCAAAGCCGTGGGCGCGGCTTACGTCGAACTGCACACCGGGGCCTTTGCCGACGCCGCCACCCCGGCCGCCCGGCAAAAGGAACTCGACCGGCTGCTGGCCGCCATCCCCCTGGCCAAGAGCCAGGGGCTTGGCGTCAACCTCGGCCACGGCCTGGACTACGACAATATCCATGCCTTCAAGGACACGCCGGGGGTCAGCGAGTATTCCATCGGCCACAGCATCGTGGCCCGGGCCGTGCTGACCGGCATGGTGGAGGCCGTCTCCACCATGTGCGCCATCATCGACGGGTTTCCCGACTAG